The segment AGAAAAAGACGAATTTTCCCCGCAGGTAACGCTTCTAAACGAAAATAGCCATTATCATCCGTTAAAATCGGACTTAACTGCTGATTCACCCCAATTAACGCACTTACCGACGCACCGACTAAAAACTCCTCTGTATCACCATGAATCACCCTTCCCTCAATAATACTCGTTCTTGCGCCTGTTATCGCTTGCGGAAGTTCACCAATAGGACGATCCCACTGATCAAATAAACGGGATGCACCCACATAATCAATAATACGAAACCATTCCTTTCCTGTCGCTGGATCAATGCGAGATCCTCTACCAATAATCTGTTTAAAGAGGATCGGTGAAGAAATAGGCTTCATAAAGACAATATTGCGACAAGACGGCACATTAACCCCTGTACTGAGCAATTCTGCGGTAGTTGCCACAATCGGAGTCAAGCGATCGCTATCTTGAAACTGTTCTAACCACGCTTGTGCTTCTCCTTCCTCTGACACAATAGGAACAGCATAATTAGAATATCCCAACTCAGCAAACTCATTTTGTAATAATCTTGCCACTAACCGCGCATGAGTCATATCGACACAAAAAACCATTGTCTTTTCCCTTTCGCCAAACTGACGCAATAAACCAGCTAAATGACTAACCATTGTTTTTGTTCGGTCGGGAAGCGTGATTTCTCGCTCAAATTGTCCTGTTAAATATTGCTGTCTCGGTTCTACATCTTCAGGGATGTAAATTTCCGCACCCTGTATTCTTGCTTCTTGCAAATGCAACCCATTTTTGTCAACCGTAGTGCGAACTTTATGCACTTTATAGGTCGCTAAAAACCCATCATCAATCCCTTGTCCTAAACTATACTGATAAGCAGGAGGTTTCCATGTTCCTTTGCTATTATCATCTGGATCAAGGGGAATTTCCGACTCCTCAGCACAAAAATAAGCGTAAGTATCAATGCTTTCATCTTGCTTCGGGGTTGCTGTCATCCCTAACTGAATCGCACCAGTAAAATGCTGTAAGATACCATTCCACTTACCAAATCCTGATCGATGACACTCATCAATAATAATTAGACCAAAGAAATCCGCAGGAATCTGACTAAATAAAGATTCACCCTCTTTAAGGGCATCCAAAGCTTGATATAAAGCAAAATATAACTCTCGATTGCTGTTAAATTTTCCTTTCTCAATAACTCCTCTAGGATCTGCACTCGGCGCAACAAATGGTGCAAAAGTATTATAAGATTGATCTCGTAGAATCAGGCGATCGCTTAAGAATAAAATGGGTTTGCGTAACCATCCCGACTGCTTCAATTTCCAGACAATTTGAAACGCTGTGAAGGTTTTTCCCGTCCCTGTCGCCATTGTCAATAGAATACGTCTTTGCTGTTTCAAAATTCGTTCAATCACACGACGGATCGCCACTTCTTGAAAATATCGAGGGACTTTACCACATTGCGACTCAGGACAAACAGGATACAGTAGAGGATTAACCGATAAAACCCCATAATTTCCCCCGTTTTCAGCCACCCTACCCGATTTTACCTTCCCTTGGCGATAAGTTTCCCATCGTTGCCATAATTGTTGAGGAGTCGGAAAAGTAGATAATTCTTGACTACAGCTAGAAAAAAAATCAAACTCGATAAAACTATGGCCATTACTCGCAAAAGCAAACGGGAGATCCAGCTTGCGTGCATAAGCTTTTGCCTGTTCTAATCCTGCATCCACTGAATGAGATTCATCCTTTGCTTCCAAAACTGCGATCGCTTGTCCTTGGTAGCGTAATAGATAATCAACTCGACAAGGTTGACGACGACGAGACTGATCTCCCACCAGATAAATCCGTCCTGCAGTGATTTGCTGTCGTTTAGCAAAGTAATGCTCTCGTTCGATCTGGTTTTCTCCCCAACCCGACAATTTAAGCTGAGGATCAATCAATTTTGCTCTGGTATCTGCTTCATTGTAGGAAGTCATCTTCCTGTACTTTCTGAAAAATTATGATTCTTTTCGTAGTATTCCCATTTAATAAATAATCAGTCACACAAGAGCAGATTAAGAAATTAAATTTGGAATCAGATGGCTGAAATAGTAGTCTCATCAAGTTTTTGGATTGTTTTTATTTAATGGAATCTTACCCTCCGATTCAGCCTTTTCTACCGCCCGTTCCACCAAATAAGCCGCCAAATTCGCCACAGGACGACCTTGCTCATCCGCCCATCGCTCTAATGCCTCATACACTTTATCTGGCAACGTTAAATAAACCCGTTTACTCACAATATCCCATTGAAGAATTCTCCCTAATATCCTATAACGCTTTAACCCCCCTTGTTGATAAATCGTTACATTTCTCTGTCTATGTAGTTGCTAATTAGTTACTAATTTATGGCTATAATGCAAAAGATCGTCATTCTTCCCCTACTCCCATGACCCTCAAAACCCTTGAATGCCGTCTTTATGCGCCATCAGACACCCTCCGTTATCTCTGGTTATTAATGGCGGAGAAAAATACACCTCTCATTAACGAAATCATTAACCACCTTAGTGAGCATCCTGACTTTGATCAATGGTTTAAAGCCAAGCAAATTCCTAAATCAGCCATTAGTGACATTTGTAATGACCTGAAAAGTCAAGAAAACTATCAAAATCAACCTGGACGCTTTTATTCATCAGCAATCAGTCTTACCCACTATATGTTTAAATCGTGGTTTGCTGTCCACAAACAACTACAAAGACGAATCGAAGGGAAGCGGCGATGGTTAAACCTATTAAAAAGTGATCAAGAATTAGAACAAAATTGTGGTCAATCCTTAGAGATAATCATTCAAAAAGCCGAAGAAATTTTAAAATTAATGGACTCTGAGAAGAGTCAATCTTCATCAAAACCCAAAAAGCCTAAAAAACCCAAGAAAAAGAAAAAATCATCTTCAGAAGAAACCATTACCTTATTTGACCGCCTTTTTAAAGCCTATAATCAAGGAAACGATTCTCTAGAAAGTTATGCCTTAGCTTATCTACTCAAAAATAATGGTCAAATTCCTGAAGATGACGAAGATTTAGACAAATTTGCCCTAAGAAAACGCAAAAAAGAAATTGAAATCGAACGACTTCAGCAACAATTAGAAAATCGTATTCCATTAGGACGAGATTTGACAGGAGAACTTTGGCAAGAGATGTTAACCATCGTTAACGAAAGTATTCCCCAAGACGAAAATGAAGCCTCAGCATGGCAAGCGAAATTACTCAAAAAATCCCATAATATTCCCTATCCTGTTGCCTATGAAACCAATACTGACCTCAAATGGTCAAAAGACAGCCGAGGACATCTTCTCGTTACCTTTAACGGCTTAGTAGAATCATTAAAGAAACTGAACCTTAACCCAGAATTTGAAATTAGATGCGATCGCCGTCATTTACCTTGGTTTCAACGTTTTTGCAAAGATCAGGAAATTAAAGCGAATAACGATCAACACTCTAGCGCATTATTCGTTCTACGTTCTGCTCGACTGATTTGGCGTGAAGGACAGGGAAAAGAAGATCCTTGGAAGATTCATCAACTTTATCTTCAATGTTCAGTAGAAACCCAATTATGGACGGAAGCAGGAACAAAACAAGTTCAAAGTGAAAAAATGGTTGAATTTCAACTAAATCAGCTACGGATGAAGCCAGAATTAACCTTTCCTATCTTTTTTCGTTCTCAGTCACTTCCTACTTACTTTAACCTTTGGAAAGTCATCACCAGTTACCGTATCCTCAAATTCTTGGAAAAAGGAGACTTCACCAAAGCACAGAAAAACTTTCAAGATGCCATTAAACGGACAGAATCTTGTTTAGAAAATCTTCAAAGCTCTTACTTAACCTCTCAAAAGTCTCTTTATCAAGGAAATCCAGAGATTATCATGGGGGTAGCAATGGGTTTATCTCAACCTGCCACTATAGCAGTGGTTAATGTCGTAACACAGGAAGTTTTAACCTATCGTAGCCTTAAGCAACTATTGGGCAAAAACTATAACCTTCTTAATCGCCAGCGTCAACAAAAACAGAAACTCTCCCATCAACGCCATAAAGCCCAGAAAAAAGACGCTTTTAACCAGTATGGAGAGTCAGAATTAGGGCAATATGTAGATCGGTTAATTGCGAAAGCGATTGTTCAAGTCGCCAAGGAATATCAAGCTGATAGCATCGCTGTTCCTAAAATACGACAGATGCGAGAAATTATTCAATCTGAAGTTCAAGCAAGAGCAGAACGTAAAATTCAAGGCTATAAAGAGGGACAAAAAAAGTATGCTCAACAGTATCGAGAAAATGTTCATCAATGGAGCTATGGTCGCTTAATTGAGTCGATTCATCAAGCATCTGCCAAATTTGGTATCAGAGTTGAAATTGCCTCTCAATCCTATCAAGGAAGTTTCCAAGAGCAAGCCCAAAATTTAGCGATCGCTGCTTATACAAATCGTCTTGAAGCAGTTGGCTAGATATTGAGCTTTTCTGTGGCTAATTTGCACCTTGACAATCGCATACAAAGTTACTATTATTTGATCAATAGCGTCGCAGTCCATGCTCTTTGAGCCTCTGCACTGTGAAAAAAGTGGGTTAGTTTAGCTATCGAAAGATAGTTTTTCTTTCTGACCCTAGTAACTGCTTGCTCCTGATGCTGCTATCTAGAAACCTCTTTTTAGGTAGGAACACCCCGAACCTAGTTGCTCATACTTCTATGGTAAGGGTTAGGTGCGCTCCCAGCAATAGTTTGAGTAGGCGGTGGAAGAGGATTATCCAAAGCTTAATCCTAATTTTAGGATGCGGACGACCGCAGTAGTGGTTACTGAATCACCTTCTTCATCGGAGGAATCCTTCTCACTTTTTTTGACGGCTCAAAGCGGGGTCAAAATCTCCAGAGTCCTGTCAATATTCTTAAATCCTTGTCAGTTCTAATTTTTAGTGTCTTAATTTGTGTTTTAGTTGGTGTTTGGACATCAATTCAACCTATTTTTCAGTAGACCCGTCAGAATTGATTATGAAACCTATCTATAAAAAGGATTTGAGACAGGTGGAGTTTCATCAACCCTCCTGATGTGGGATGGGTTGAAAGTTATGTTGCGTAAAGGAAGGGTGAGTAGTCGGAATTTCTCGGAGTTTCATCAACCCTCCTGATGTGGGATGGGTTGAAAGTTCACAGCAAGATCTAGCCGTACGACTAAACTGCCAGTTTCATCAACCCTCCTGATGTGGGATGGGTTGAAAGAAACCAATAGGAGCTAGATAAAGCTTTTTTATAGTTAGCGTTTCATCAACCCTCCTGATGTGGGATGGGTTGAAAGAATAAGGATTAATTTCCCAAGTTAAGTTTTTGAAGTTTCATCAACCCTCCTGACTTGGGATGGGTTGGATTCATGATCATGTTCAAACATCGAGAAGGATTGAAAGGCGCACTTCGTTCGGGATCGTAGACTTATAAAAATATTCGATCCCAAAATAGCGACACTTAATGTCTGAACAATTGTCCATTAAATAATTATTGTCACAATTAAAAAATTAATGTCACTTTTTTGAGAGAGTTTTAAGATACCGCAAGGTTCTGTTAAATAAAGCTTTCAGCGATTGAAAAGAGTTATATCCTGTCAATTGTCATTTTAAACTAAAATGTGTCACTTATTAAAAAGCCTTGCTAGAATCTTTAAAGTAAAATATGTCAATGATTATTCAATCTGTCAACTCTTCTAAACAAGAAACCATGAGCAAGTCTAATATAACATCTCACAAAACTGAGATAAATAGAGAAGAACAGGATTTAGAGCAGACAGAATCTCAAAAAAGTCATCAAAATCACCTCAAACTCATTAATACCCAACTTTCTCCTGCAACCGAGGAAATTATTAATGCACTTGAACCCATTCTGCAAGCATCTAATACAAAGCAACGTACACAAGCGATTGAAAAAGCATCACAAATGCTTGGAAAAAGCACTCGAACGATTAGACGAATGTTAGCCAAAATGACTCATGAAGGGGTAGCTACATTAATTAGAGGTCGTCAAGATAAAGGACAATACCGTATCTCTAAGCAATGGCGTGATTTTATCATCAAACTTTATAAATGGGGTCAGCAAGACGGTTCAAGACAAAATATTAGTCAAATCTATAACGCATTAATCGCCTTGGAAGCACAAGGGGAAAAACTTCGCACTCAGATGAATAAAAAAGATGGTTATGCCAAACTACTTAAACCTTATCCTGAAGTCTTAGAAGACTTAATCGCTGGAAAATATCCTTCTCATCCCACCGTCTATAAAGTCGTCAGAGATGAACTTGAAAGAAAGAACAAATCAAAAGCAAGACATCCTGGTGCAGATATTGATCATCAAGTGGTACAAACTATTGAAGAAAATTTATATATCACCCATAGTAATCAAATTTGGCAAGCTGACCATACAAAACTGGATGTTTTTGTTTTTGAAAGTATCAGCAAGGAGAATCCATCCGCCAAACAAGAGGTAATTCGAGATAGCAAAGGCGAACCGATACGTCCTTTTTTAACGGTTATCATTGATAGTTATTCAGGTTGTCTGATGGGTTATTATTTAGGCTTTGTAGCGGCGGATTCCCATCGCGTGGCTTTAGCTCTACGAAATGCAATTTTACCCAAGCAAGTCAAGGAAAAATATGGCTTACAAAATGAATGGGAACAATCCGGTATCCCTGAATATTTAGTCACCGATAGAGCCAAAGAATTTAAAAGTCATCATGCGAAACTAATTGCCATGCAGTTAGGTTTTCAATGGAAATTAAGAGCCTTTCCGTCTGCGGGAGGTTTAGTTGAGACGATTTTCAATCAAACCAATAATGAAGTCTTAAAAAGTTTACCCGGATATACGGGAAAAAATGTACAGGAACGAGATAACAATGTAGAAGATCATGTTTGCATGACTTTTGAAGAATTAGAAAGAGAATTAGTTCAATATTTTGTTGACCATTACAACCAACATCATTACCCTAAAGCGAAGATTGATCCTCAATTTGAGGTTCACCGACGAGCCAATCGCTGGAAATATGGATTAATCAGTGAGGCAGAAATTATTGATGAAAGAAGCCTAGATATTTGCTTATTAAAACAAGCTCATCGCAAGGTACAAAAATATGGAACGATTCAGTTTGAAACGATGATTTATATGGGAAATTGTTTGAAGGACTACATAGGAGAGGAGATTTCTTTAAGATATGATCCCAGAAATATTGTCACTTTGTTAGCTTATACTGCACCGAAAAATGGTGAACCAAGTGAGTTTATCGGGGTAATTAAAGCTCGACACTTTGAGTATGAACAAATGACCTTTGATGAGTTAAAGTGGATAATACACAAATTGAGAAGTCAATCAAAAGATCCTGAGAATATCTCGATTCTCAATGAACGATATAATCATTTGAACTTTATTGCTAAAAAACGGACTGAAAAGGGAAGAAGAAGCAAAAAAGCTCAAGATAAACGAGATCAAGTAACGAATCAATCAACCCTTACTGAAATATTCCCCGAAAATGCTCCTCAACCTAATAATAATTCAGAAATAGTATCAGAAGAAGCCACAAAAACCGTTAAAATGGGACGCAAATCTAAAAAGCGAATTATAACTCAACCTTTACCCCCTGAAACTAATGCTAGAGTGCGAAGACGAAGTTCTGGAATTATGACCAATATTCAAGATTGGAACGAGTATAAGAAAAATAATTGGTAAATTATCATGGCTAAGGGAAATTTAGAGCAACTCAAAGTCAGTGCTAAAACGCAGTCTGAGGAAGTTAATGGTCGTAGTGCAGCGCAAAAGGCAGAAATTGAGCGAATTGGTCAAGCTGATACCTATTGTCCTTTGAGTCGGGATGAGGAGTTATTTACCTGGTTAAATGACCAACGAGATTTACGATTATGTGGCTATATTATGGCAACAAGAGGGTCTGGATTACCGAAAGCTTGTGAATACTACCGCATGGCTCATGTAAAACGGCGGGGCTCTTTATTTGAGATGCCAGCAACGGTATTTTATGTGGAGATGTTGCAGAAGGGAAAGGCAACGGATTTATATCGGGCTATATTAGGGGAATTTGGACATCCTTTGTCTAATTTAGGGACGCTAAGGCATTTACGCTCACGCACTTGGGATAATTTGAAGCGTTACGGGGTGAAGATTCTGATTATCGGAAAAGCGGATTATTTGAAGTTGGAAGCGTTTAATGAGTTAATCGATTTATATGACCATTCACGGATTTCGGTGATTTTGGCAGGAACTCATTATTTAGAGGATATTTTAGGGCGAAATCACCCGGCTTATGTCAACCTCTGTAATTCCTTTTTGGAATGGTACGAGTTTCCTGGTTTATCCTCGAAGGATGTGGGTATTGTGGTTGAACATTGGGAAAAAACGTTTTTAAGTCCGAAATACCGTTTAAATTTAACTCAATATCCTGAAATCGTGGAAACGTTAACGGAGAAGTCTGGGGGGTTGATTGAGAGTTTATATGATATTCTGCGTCAAATTGCCATGTTTAAGGTAGATGACCCTGATTTTGAGTTAACGCCGTCGAATGTTTTGGCTTATTTGAGTCATCGTAAACCCCCGACGTTGAAGTTAGGGTAAATAAACATGGGGAAGTCTGAGGCAAAGTTTCAACCTCCTTGGTATGTGGAACCTTACGAGGGGGAAAGTATTAGTCATTATTTGGGGCGTTATTGTCGTCATGAGTCGGTTTCTTTGTCAGCTTTGGGTAAAGCGACGGGACTTGGGGCAATTTTGGGACGATGGGAGAAGTTTCGCTTTATTCCTTTTCCTAGTGAGGAGGAATTAGAGGCGTTTGGCGAGTTAATTGGGTTGTCGGTGGCGCAGTTAAAGGGGATGTTACCGCAAGAATCAATGAAATTATTGCCGATTCGGTTATGTGGGTTGTGTTATTCCCAAAAGCCTTATCATCGTATGGAATGGCAATATCAATCACGGTTAAATTGTACGGTTCATGGGGTCAAGTTGTTAACCAAGTGTCCGTCTTGTGGTGAACGCTTTGCGATTCCTTCAAGGTGGGTTGAGGGGAAGTGTTTACGGTGTGGGATGGGGTTTAAGTCTATGAGGAAAGAACAGAAGCATGATTAAACTCAATTATATTGTTAGAATTGTCTAAAATTTCTGCAATCCAAATAAAATAAATGAGGAAAATATAATTCTCAACTTGCTCTAAAGTATGCGACCAAGTACAAATTGTTGAAAATATATTATCTATATTTTGTGTATCACCTAATAAAATAGTTTCAGCAGTTGTTTTAGTTAAATTCTGTAATGAAAAAAATATCTCTTTAAGTATATTGATAAACTCTTCTAAATTATCTTTTGATAAATCATATTTTTGAAGATTATCTAAAGATGTCTCTTCTTTTAAATTTTCTAACCTCTCAAGAGAATTATAACTAAAGTCCAATATTTTCAACCAAGATTCTTCTAATTCGTCAAAATAATTTTTGAGTTGTTTAAAAGCAAAATTATCTATTTGATTTTTAGGCATTCTATTTAAGTCTTTTATATGTGCTAACAAAAATTTCAGAGATGTGAAAGAAGTAAGAAAATGATTAGGATTTTTCAATAAATATTCTGCATGCCTCTCAATTGATAAATGAGAAATAGCATCTTTAGGTATTTCTTTTTGAGCATAATTCCACCAGTTTAATTCTTCTTCATCTCTATAAACAAGAGTATGTATATAAATATGAGAAGCTGTTCCTTGTAATGATTTACCCTTTACTAAAGGAATAATTGCAACATAAGTCCAATTCAAATCTAGAATATATCTTCTTAAAGGTGTATTACCTAAAACGTTAATTGCTTGTGTCAGTAATTTAATAACTACTACTATATGTATATAAACTTCGATTGGATTGCTTCCATCAATAGTTATCCATAAAGTTTTGTCATGTTCCCATAATACATTTTCTGATAAAATCTGAACACTTAAATTATTATTGGAGATTTTACAAAATTCTTTTTTTAGTTTATTTCTAATTTTTTTAAGCTTATCGGTTATTTCTTTATGACATTCTTTTATTGGATCTTGAAAATGTTTTCCAGGATAAAAAGC is part of the Rippkaea orientalis PCC 8801 genome and harbors:
- the hsdR gene encoding EcoAI/FtnUII family type I restriction enzme subunit R, with product MTSYNEADTRAKLIDPQLKLSGWGENQIEREHYFAKRQQITAGRIYLVGDQSRRRQPCRVDYLLRYQGQAIAVLEAKDESHSVDAGLEQAKAYARKLDLPFAFASNGHSFIEFDFFSSCSQELSTFPTPQQLWQRWETYRQGKVKSGRVAENGGNYGVLSVNPLLYPVCPESQCGKVPRYFQEVAIRRVIERILKQQRRILLTMATGTGKTFTAFQIVWKLKQSGWLRKPILFLSDRLILRDQSYNTFAPFVAPSADPRGVIEKGKFNSNRELYFALYQALDALKEGESLFSQIPADFFGLIIIDECHRSGFGKWNGILQHFTGAIQLGMTATPKQDESIDTYAYFCAEESEIPLDPDDNSKGTWKPPAYQYSLGQGIDDGFLATYKVHKVRTTVDKNGLHLQEARIQGAEIYIPEDVEPRQQYLTGQFEREITLPDRTKTMVSHLAGLLRQFGEREKTMVFCVDMTHARLVARLLQNEFAELGYSNYAVPIVSEEGEAQAWLEQFQDSDRLTPIVATTAELLSTGVNVPSCRNIVFMKPISSPILFKQIIGRGSRIDPATGKEWFRIIDYVGASRLFDQWDRPIGELPQAITGARTSIIEGRVIHGDTEEFLVGASVSALIGVNQQLSPILTDDNGYFRLEALPAGKIRLFLRGNGFRSREITLETAENETLTVVLALNSVKPPVGKIRVEGLEVTIADEVTFIVDATGEQLTLAQYLDYTKAKIRGYVPNWSQLHQIWIDSEQRKLLLRELTTASVYIEVLGEVLAQPKADQFDLLAHIAFNKPIHTRDERVEAFLNYEQWYLEAQTEEAREVILGLLDKYRLAGIEEIVNPEVFRLSPFQEMGQIKGVILRLGTMENLRQIFREIQQKLYRQ
- a CDS encoding ribbon-helix-helix domain-containing protein; translation: MSKRVYLTLPDKVYEALERWADEQGRPVANLAAYLVERAVEKAESEGKIPLNKNNPKT
- the cas12k gene encoding type V CRISPR-associated protein Cas12k (Type V-K CRISPR systems have also been known as with the large Cas12k protein, has also been known as type V-U5, and Cas12k as C2c5.) encodes the protein MTLKTLECRLYAPSDTLRYLWLLMAEKNTPLINEIINHLSEHPDFDQWFKAKQIPKSAISDICNDLKSQENYQNQPGRFYSSAISLTHYMFKSWFAVHKQLQRRIEGKRRWLNLLKSDQELEQNCGQSLEIIIQKAEEILKLMDSEKSQSSSKPKKPKKPKKKKKSSSEETITLFDRLFKAYNQGNDSLESYALAYLLKNNGQIPEDDEDLDKFALRKRKKEIEIERLQQQLENRIPLGRDLTGELWQEMLTIVNESIPQDENEASAWQAKLLKKSHNIPYPVAYETNTDLKWSKDSRGHLLVTFNGLVESLKKLNLNPEFEIRCDRRHLPWFQRFCKDQEIKANNDQHSSALFVLRSARLIWREGQGKEDPWKIHQLYLQCSVETQLWTEAGTKQVQSEKMVEFQLNQLRMKPELTFPIFFRSQSLPTYFNLWKVITSYRILKFLEKGDFTKAQKNFQDAIKRTESCLENLQSSYLTSQKSLYQGNPEIIMGVAMGLSQPATIAVVNVVTQEVLTYRSLKQLLGKNYNLLNRQRQQKQKLSHQRHKAQKKDAFNQYGESELGQYVDRLIAKAIVQVAKEYQADSIAVPKIRQMREIIQSEVQARAERKIQGYKEGQKKYAQQYRENVHQWSYGRLIESIHQASAKFGIRVEIASQSYQGSFQEQAQNLAIAAYTNRLEAVG
- a CDS encoding Mu transposase C-terminal domain-containing protein — its product is MIIQSVNSSKQETMSKSNITSHKTEINREEQDLEQTESQKSHQNHLKLINTQLSPATEEIINALEPILQASNTKQRTQAIEKASQMLGKSTRTIRRMLAKMTHEGVATLIRGRQDKGQYRISKQWRDFIIKLYKWGQQDGSRQNISQIYNALIALEAQGEKLRTQMNKKDGYAKLLKPYPEVLEDLIAGKYPSHPTVYKVVRDELERKNKSKARHPGADIDHQVVQTIEENLYITHSNQIWQADHTKLDVFVFESISKENPSAKQEVIRDSKGEPIRPFLTVIIDSYSGCLMGYYLGFVAADSHRVALALRNAILPKQVKEKYGLQNEWEQSGIPEYLVTDRAKEFKSHHAKLIAMQLGFQWKLRAFPSAGGLVETIFNQTNNEVLKSLPGYTGKNVQERDNNVEDHVCMTFEELERELVQYFVDHYNQHHYPKAKIDPQFEVHRRANRWKYGLISEAEIIDERSLDICLLKQAHRKVQKYGTIQFETMIYMGNCLKDYIGEEISLRYDPRNIVTLLAYTAPKNGEPSEFIGVIKARHFEYEQMTFDELKWIIHKLRSQSKDPENISILNERYNHLNFIAKKRTEKGRRSKKAQDKRDQVTNQSTLTEIFPENAPQPNNNSEIVSEEATKTVKMGRKSKKRIITQPLPPETNARVRRRSSGIMTNIQDWNEYKKNNW
- a CDS encoding ATP-binding protein — its product is MAKGNLEQLKVSAKTQSEEVNGRSAAQKAEIERIGQADTYCPLSRDEELFTWLNDQRDLRLCGYIMATRGSGLPKACEYYRMAHVKRRGSLFEMPATVFYVEMLQKGKATDLYRAILGEFGHPLSNLGTLRHLRSRTWDNLKRYGVKILIIGKADYLKLEAFNELIDLYDHSRISVILAGTHYLEDILGRNHPAYVNLCNSFLEWYEFPGLSSKDVGIVVEHWEKTFLSPKYRLNLTQYPEIVETLTEKSGGLIESLYDILRQIAMFKVDDPDFELTPSNVLAYLSHRKPPTLKLG
- a CDS encoding TniQ family protein; this encodes MGKSEAKFQPPWYVEPYEGESISHYLGRYCRHESVSLSALGKATGLGAILGRWEKFRFIPFPSEEELEAFGELIGLSVAQLKGMLPQESMKLLPIRLCGLCYSQKPYHRMEWQYQSRLNCTVHGVKLLTKCPSCGERFAIPSRWVEGKCLRCGMGFKSMRKEQKHD